One genomic segment of Mycolicibacterium psychrotolerans includes these proteins:
- a CDS encoding PAS and ANTAR domain-containing protein — protein sequence MPTPDDATAVGNDAGSAAPRIGWVRYLFDEDRWEWSDEVALIHGYQPGSVVPTTELVLSHKHPADRPQLAALMERIRETRAAFSSRHRIQDVQGRIHHVVVVGNQLRDDSGRVVGSDGFYVDLSAYEDDRRSEMSAQVAEFAEHRAAIEQAKGMLMVVYGIDASAAFDLLRWRSQQTNVKLRLLAEQILVDFRALQHDGVLPTREVYDGVLMTAHQRLPSGAQDPGESGENRAGAAS from the coding sequence GTGCCGACACCGGATGACGCCACAGCCGTCGGCAACGACGCCGGGTCCGCGGCGCCGCGGATCGGCTGGGTCCGCTACCTCTTCGACGAGGACCGGTGGGAGTGGTCCGACGAGGTGGCGCTAATCCACGGCTATCAGCCCGGCAGCGTCGTCCCCACCACCGAACTGGTGCTCAGCCACAAGCATCCCGCCGATCGCCCTCAGTTGGCCGCGCTGATGGAGCGGATCCGCGAGACCCGGGCGGCCTTCAGCTCGCGCCACCGCATCCAGGACGTGCAAGGCCGCATCCATCACGTGGTCGTGGTCGGCAATCAGCTGCGCGACGACAGCGGTCGCGTGGTGGGAAGTGACGGCTTCTACGTGGACCTGTCTGCCTACGAGGACGATCGGCGCAGCGAGATGTCGGCCCAGGTCGCCGAGTTCGCCGAGCATCGCGCGGCCATCGAGCAGGCCAAGGGCATGCTGATGGTGGTCTACGGCATCGACGCATCCGCGGCCTTCGACCTGCTGCGGTGGCGTTCGCAACAGACGAACGTGAAACTGCGACTTCTCGCCGAGCAGATTCTGGTCGACTTCCGTGCGCTGCAGCACGACGGCGTGCTGCCGACCCGGGAGGTGTACGACGGGGTGCTGATGACCGCTCACCAGCGGCTGCCCTCCGGCGCGCAGGACCCGGGGGAGAGCGGCGAAAACAGGGCCGGCGCTGCTTCTTAA
- a CDS encoding transcriptional regulator: MINAESIEESTDALDPGMVRAGAAAAARRRELNISQRRLAADGIINAGALIAFEKGRSWPRERTRAKLEEVLQWPPGTIERLRTGQPDRPRPPAPPANGEEVSLIAQAVVTAVNTLSDTVASLPPVDDPAFTPRITAMLTDLRQLEGVAAGAARIGRVTPALIKALGAVRRLYDDLMVRAAQAPGATLGQRLYAARRGANLTVPETAQAAGVAEQVVARAEAGEPVAPADAEAIESLITQIA; the protein is encoded by the coding sequence ATGATCAACGCGGAGTCGATCGAGGAATCGACCGACGCGCTCGATCCGGGGATGGTCAGAGCCGGAGCGGCGGCAGCGGCACGGCGCCGCGAACTCAACATCAGCCAGCGGCGCCTGGCCGCCGACGGCATCATCAACGCCGGTGCGCTGATCGCGTTCGAGAAGGGGAGGAGCTGGCCTCGAGAGCGCACCCGGGCAAAGCTCGAAGAGGTGCTGCAGTGGCCGCCGGGAACCATCGAACGGCTGCGCACCGGACAGCCCGACCGCCCCCGCCCGCCGGCGCCTCCGGCCAATGGCGAGGAGGTCTCCCTGATCGCTCAGGCCGTCGTCACCGCGGTGAACACCTTGTCGGACACGGTGGCGTCGCTGCCTCCGGTCGACGACCCGGCGTTCACGCCGCGGATCACCGCGATGCTGACCGATCTGCGACAACTCGAGGGGGTCGCGGCCGGGGCGGCGCGCATCGGCCGCGTCACGCCCGCATTGATCAAGGCGCTGGGTGCGGTGCGCCGCCTCTACGACGACCTCATGGTCCGTGCCGCGCAGGCGCCCGGCGCGACCCTCGGCCAGCGGCTCTACGCCGCCCGTCGCGGTGCGAACCTGACTGTCCCGGAGACCGCGCAGGCGGCCGGCGTCGCCGAGCAGGTGGTGGCGCGTGCCGAGGCGGGGGAACCGGTCGCGCCGGCGGACGCCGAGGCCATCGAGTCGCTGATCACCCAGATCGCATGA
- a CDS encoding WhiB family transcriptional regulator encodes MNATPWDETPVGECTRDPDRWTTTADDEAKAICRSCPRRWLCAKEACESPRAEGLWAGIYVPEAGRGRTFALRQLKSLAEQHGQRVGERRVYYAEIA; translated from the coding sequence ATGAACGCAACCCCGTGGGACGAGACGCCGGTCGGCGAGTGCACCCGGGATCCTGACCGTTGGACCACCACCGCGGACGACGAGGCGAAGGCCATCTGCCGCTCCTGCCCGCGCCGGTGGCTGTGCGCGAAGGAAGCCTGCGAGTCACCCCGCGCCGAAGGATTGTGGGCGGGCATCTACGTGCCCGAGGCCGGCCGCGGCCGCACCTTTGCTCTGCGCCAGCTCAAGTCGCTGGCCGAGCAGCACGGCCAGCGGGTCGGTGAGCGCCGGGTGTACTACGCCGAGATCGCATGA
- a CDS encoding TetR/AcrR family transcriptional regulator C-terminal domain-containing protein, translating to MAEPRRQPAAGRRRRRTRAGTDLSREVYIDAAVNLIENRGAAVMSARTLAAAVGADASALYRYFGSVDDVLRAVADRMIGIALDNWSRSEHWIDSLADLARALYSVYVNDFPQTGFAVATRTTGLDNEIRAVELTIGLLRDGGFDDETAAYRFRSLADFLLGQAMLEAAFLSLSPDIRSSDNTAWQELGDRIPHAEAPHAAAAAPHLRVLMLRSSFESSLQLMLSGLAASPRNAA from the coding sequence ATGGCCGAACCGCGGCGCCAGCCGGCCGCCGGGCGACGGCGGCGCCGCACCCGCGCGGGAACAGATCTGTCGCGCGAGGTGTACATCGACGCGGCGGTGAACCTGATCGAGAACCGCGGCGCGGCGGTGATGAGCGCACGCACACTGGCCGCGGCTGTCGGTGCGGACGCCTCGGCGCTGTACCGCTACTTCGGCAGTGTCGACGACGTGCTGCGTGCGGTCGCTGACCGGATGATCGGCATCGCTCTGGACAACTGGTCGCGCAGCGAGCACTGGATCGACTCGCTGGCCGACCTGGCGCGGGCGCTCTACAGCGTGTACGTCAACGACTTCCCACAGACCGGCTTCGCGGTGGCGACGCGAACGACAGGTCTGGACAACGAGATTCGTGCCGTCGAGCTGACGATCGGGCTGCTGCGCGACGGCGGATTCGACGACGAGACGGCCGCCTACCGATTCCGCTCGCTGGCCGACTTCCTGCTCGGACAGGCAATGCTCGAGGCGGCGTTCCTCTCGCTGTCGCCGGACATCCGCAGCAGCGACAACACCGCTTGGCAGGAACTGGGCGACCGGATTCCTCATGCCGAGGCTCCTCACGCGGCCGCCGCGGCGCCACACCTGCGCGTCCTGATGCTGCGGTCGTCGTTCGAATCGTCGCTGCAACTGATGTTGAGCGGGCTGGCCGCGTCGCCACGCAACGCGGCTTGA